The following are encoded together in the Anaerolineae bacterium genome:
- a CDS encoding UxaA family hydrolase: MTEFWGYLRADGSVGARNHLLILSGTVYANDICERVADHIAGAVAITHPLGRCQVRPDLRMTRRFLANTGMNPNVGAVVVIDHFREEGMTAEDLAHDIQTATGKPVATVNIRAAGGLIAATQQALYYAADFARMLSDLRREPVPLSKLLFGVECGTSDTTSGLASNPATGICSDLIIAEGGRTIMAECTEWMGCEEWLTSRAVSPEIAAQIVAGVKDMEQRALASGEDIRGSQPTGDNIVGGLTTIEEKSMGACKKSGSAPIVGYLEIAERPASATPGLYVMYGPGHGAESISSMAAAGCQVLVFNAGGGHTSSHPIMPTIKITGNATSYALMKDTVELDVSGVLRDEITLEEAGRMVFDEVVAVASGRLTKSEALKAHNSFAIHRVGVSI; the protein is encoded by the coding sequence ATGACTGAATTCTGGGGTTACTTGCGCGCTGATGGTTCGGTCGGGGCGCGCAACCATTTGCTGATTCTCTCCGGCACGGTGTACGCCAATGACATCTGTGAACGGGTGGCCGACCACATCGCCGGGGCGGTGGCGATCACCCATCCGCTGGGCCGCTGCCAGGTGCGACCTGACCTGCGGATGACGCGCCGCTTCCTGGCCAATACCGGCATGAATCCGAACGTGGGTGCGGTGGTCGTCATCGACCACTTCCGCGAGGAAGGCATGACGGCGGAAGACCTGGCCCACGATATCCAGACGGCGACCGGCAAGCCAGTGGCGACGGTTAACATCCGCGCCGCGGGCGGGCTGATTGCGGCTACCCAGCAGGCGCTGTATTACGCGGCGGACTTTGCCCGCATGCTGAGCGACCTGCGGCGGGAGCCGGTCCCGCTGTCCAAGTTGTTGTTCGGCGTGGAATGTGGCACATCCGATACCACGTCCGGTCTGGCCAGCAACCCGGCGACCGGCATCTGCTCTGACCTGATCATCGCCGAGGGTGGGCGCACGATCATGGCCGAATGCACGGAGTGGATGGGCTGCGAGGAGTGGCTGACCAGCCGGGCCGTCAGCCCAGAGATCGCTGCTCAGATTGTGGCCGGGGTGAAGGATATGGAGCAGCGCGCCCTGGCCAGCGGCGAAGACATCCGAGGGTCCCAGCCTACGGGTGACAACATCGTGGGCGGGCTGACCACGATCGAGGAGAAATCGATGGGGGCCTGCAAGAAGTCCGGCAGCGCGCCGATCGTCGGCTACCTGGAGATCGCCGAGCGCCCGGCGAGCGCCACGCCCGGCCTGTACGTAATGTATGGCCCCGGTCACGGGGCAGAGTCAATCAGCAGCATGGCGGCGGCTGGTTGCCAGGTACTGGTCTTCAACGCGGGCGGCGGACATACCTCCAGCCACCCGATCATGCCCACGATCAAGATCACGGGCAACGCCACCTCGTACGCGCTGATGAAGGACACCGTCGAACTGGATGTCAGCGGCGTGCTGCGCGATGAGATCACGTTGGAAGAAGCCGGGCGCATGGTCTTTGACGAGGTCGTGGCCGTTGCCAGTGGTCGCCTGACCAAGTCGGAGGCGCTCAAGGCGCACAACAGCTTCGCCATTCACCGCGTGGGGGTGAGCATCTAG
- a CDS encoding UxaA family hydrolase, translating to MEEGEVRVKRVFVIEQEDNVGTAVLEPIEAGETVQAYGRLAGISVIANQPIPYGHKIALRDIPRGAAVIKYGLSIGTATADIKAGDHVHVHNVESNRGRGDLAARQASQGAES from the coding sequence CTGGAGGAAGGAGAAGTTAGGGTGAAGCGGGTCTTTGTGATCGAGCAAGAAGATAACGTTGGCACCGCGGTCCTGGAGCCTATCGAAGCTGGCGAGACCGTTCAGGCGTATGGCCGGCTGGCCGGAATCAGCGTGATAGCCAACCAGCCGATTCCCTATGGGCATAAAATCGCCCTGCGGGATATTCCCAGGGGCGCGGCAGTGATCAAGTACGGCCTCAGCATCGGGACAGCGACAGCGGACATCAAGGCCGGTGACCACGTGCATGTTCACAACGTAGAGAGCAATCGCGGGCGCGGCGACCTGGCTGCGCGGCAGGCATCACAGGGGGCAGAATCATGA